The following proteins are co-located in the Alkalibaculum bacchi genome:
- a CDS encoding heavy metal translocating P-type ATPase: protein MQRFILSKKNHITVISGILILIGFISELGFKNESIAIWSLGIASVLGVAPIAIQAYQALRVKVVSIDVLVTIAVVGAFLIKNLEESAIVTFLFLFGAYLEQRTLNKTRSAIKELTEMAPESALKQMENGEFEEVEVDEVDVGDTLLVKTGAKVPVDGTVLSGEGHINEASITGESLPVSKKKDTKVYAGTILENGTIQIMADRVGEDTTFGKIIELVEEAQDSKSEAERFIDKFSKYYTPAVLVLSFIVWLFSRDIELAITILVLGCPGALVIGVPVSNVAGIGNGAKHGVLLKGSEVIQDFSKVDTIVFDKTGTLTIGNPKVADQEMYTDNVEEVLAYVASVEKESDHPLANAVVEHIGETKQYSVEKTDVVKGGGIVAQVENHRIAIGNVFLMEQENVSLSEKALSDIKRFEKNGNSLVLTSVDGKLQALMGIRDQIRPGVKEDLQKLKKLGVKNLVVLSGDNQGTVDLVASELGLTEAHGHMLPEDKSAYIEKLQGKGQIVAFVGDGVNDSPSLALAQIGIAMGGGTDVAIETSDVVLMNSDFSRLPHALGLTKATASNMRQNIFIAVGVVLVLLASVFFSEWMNMSIGMLVHEGSILVVILNGMRLLSYKLKY from the coding sequence ATGCAGAGATTTATATTAAGTAAGAAAAATCACATAACCGTAATCAGTGGGATTTTAATCCTTATTGGATTTATTAGTGAATTAGGCTTTAAAAATGAAAGTATAGCGATTTGGTCTTTAGGTATAGCATCTGTTCTAGGCGTTGCGCCTATTGCAATCCAAGCGTACCAAGCATTAAGAGTAAAAGTTGTCAGCATCGATGTTTTAGTTACCATTGCAGTTGTTGGAGCATTTTTAATTAAGAACCTTGAAGAATCAGCTATTGTTACATTCTTATTCTTATTTGGAGCCTATTTAGAACAACGAACACTAAACAAAACACGATCTGCAATTAAAGAACTAACAGAAATGGCGCCGGAAAGTGCCCTAAAACAAATGGAAAATGGCGAATTTGAAGAAGTAGAAGTAGATGAAGTTGACGTAGGAGATACTTTACTCGTAAAAACCGGCGCAAAGGTTCCTGTTGACGGCACGGTTTTAAGCGGAGAAGGGCATATAAATGAAGCAAGTATTACAGGTGAATCTCTTCCAGTAAGTAAAAAGAAAGATACAAAAGTGTATGCAGGAACAATCTTAGAAAATGGAACCATCCAGATTATGGCAGATCGTGTAGGAGAAGATACTACTTTTGGTAAGATCATCGAGCTTGTTGAAGAAGCACAAGATTCCAAATCAGAAGCAGAACGTTTCATCGATAAATTCTCTAAATATTATACCCCAGCTGTTTTGGTTCTGTCTTTTATCGTATGGTTATTTTCAAGAGATATCGAACTGGCCATTACAATATTAGTTCTTGGATGCCCAGGAGCGTTAGTTATCGGCGTACCTGTTTCAAATGTTGCTGGTATTGGTAATGGAGCAAAACACGGTGTTCTTTTAAAAGGCAGCGAAGTGATTCAAGATTTTAGTAAAGTAGATACAATTGTATTTGACAAAACAGGTACTTTGACAATTGGAAATCCTAAAGTAGCAGATCAGGAAATGTATACAGATAATGTGGAGGAAGTATTGGCTTATGTAGCAAGTGTTGAAAAGGAATCAGACCACCCATTAGCGAATGCAGTGGTGGAACATATTGGAGAGACAAAACAATACAGTGTTGAAAAGACAGATGTTGTTAAAGGTGGCGGAATTGTGGCTCAAGTAGAAAATCATAGAATAGCAATAGGAAATGTTTTTCTCATGGAGCAAGAAAACGTCTCTTTAAGCGAGAAAGCTCTTTCAGATATTAAGAGGTTTGAAAAGAATGGAAACTCACTCGTTCTTACATCTGTTGACGGAAAGTTACAAGCCCTAATGGGTATTCGTGACCAAATTAGACCAGGAGTAAAAGAAGACCTTCAAAAGCTAAAGAAATTAGGTGTTAAAAACCTAGTAGTCCTTTCAGGAGATAATCAAGGAACCGTTGATTTAGTAGCAAGTGAACTAGGTCTTACAGAAGCTCATGGACACATGTTGCCAGAAGATAAATCTGCATATATTGAAAAGTTACAAGGAAAAGGTCAAATTGTTGCCTTCGTCGGTGATGGAGTGAATGACAGTCCATCCCTTGCTCTAGCTCAAATTGGAATCGCAATGGGAGGCGGTACAGACGTAGCCATAGAGACTTCGGATGTAGTTCTAATGAATTCAGATTTTAGCCGATTACCACATGCACTAGGTTTGACAAAAGCAACCGCTAGTAATATGCGCCAAAATATTTTTATTGCAGTTGGAGTTGTATTAGTGCTCCTTGCCAGCGTATTCTTCAGTGAATGGATGAACATGTCTATAGGAATGTTAGTACATGAAGGAAGTATATTAGTGGTTATTTTAAATGGCATGAGACTCTTAAGCTATAAATTAAAATATTAA
- a CDS encoding sensor histidine kinase, which translates to MISILRNREIRVLFTLMIGISAIGIILSAIINPVSGIIMFIFSSSLIFCTILFTSKRYKQIAKLSRYLRCIRNGEHSLDIRDNEEGELSILKNEIYKFTLMLSKQGEFLKKDKERLAEAISDISHQLKTPLTSIIVMTDLLSQHNLKPEKRMEFTKKIEVQLERMEWLLTSLLKLSKIDAGAVTFKTDKVLVSELIEKAMNPLLIPIELKQQDLVIEGDQRASFIGDFNWTIEAIINITKNCIEHTQNQGTISIFFEENPLYTEIKISDSGRGISREDLPRIFKRFYKGKNANEGSVGIGLAMAKSIIDNQNGHISVKSKENQGTQFSVKFYKKRK; encoded by the coding sequence GTGATTAGTATCCTAAGAAATAGAGAAATTCGAGTTTTATTTACATTAATGATAGGGATATCAGCTATAGGAATTATTTTATCTGCTATTATTAATCCAGTTAGTGGAATTATAATGTTTATATTTTCTTCTTCATTAATATTTTGTACTATATTATTTACATCAAAAAGATATAAGCAAATTGCAAAGTTATCGAGATATCTGCGTTGTATTCGTAATGGAGAACATTCATTAGATATTAGGGATAATGAAGAGGGAGAGCTTAGCATTCTTAAAAATGAGATTTACAAGTTTACTCTTATGCTTTCAAAACAAGGAGAATTTTTAAAAAAAGATAAGGAACGACTGGCAGAGGCTATTTCTGATATATCTCATCAGTTAAAGACTCCCCTTACCTCGATAATCGTTATGACAGACTTATTAAGTCAACATAATTTAAAGCCTGAAAAAAGAATGGAATTTACTAAGAAAATAGAAGTACAGCTTGAGCGCATGGAGTGGCTCTTGACATCACTACTGAAACTCTCAAAAATAGATGCTGGTGCTGTTACATTCAAAACAGATAAGGTTTTGGTATCTGAGCTTATAGAAAAAGCAATGAATCCGTTACTTATTCCCATAGAGCTTAAACAACAAGATTTAGTCATCGAAGGAGATCAAAGAGCGTCCTTTATTGGGGACTTTAACTGGACCATAGAAGCGATTATAAATATAACAAAAAATTGTATAGAACACACTCAAAATCAAGGAACGATTTCTATTTTTTTTGAAGAGAATCCATTATATACTGAAATAAAAATATCAGATAGTGGGAGAGGTATATCAAGAGAGGATTTACCTCGCATCTTCAAACGATTTTATAAAGGTAAAAATGCAAATGAAGGAAGTGTGGGGATTGGTCTTGCTATGGCAAAAAGTATTATAGATAATCAAAACGGACATATAAGTGTAAAAAGCAAGGAAAATCAGGGTACGCAATTTAGCGTAAAATTCTATAAAAAGCGAAAGTGA
- a CDS encoding ABC transporter ATP-binding protein, translating into MEIVKVENLSKQYSGGDIAVKALDNVSFSVNKGEFVAIIGPSGSGKSTLLHMLGGVDTPTGGRVFIDNTDIYNLNETQLAIFRRRQIGLIYQFYNLIPILNVEENITLPLLLDGHKVDKDQFDKIINILGLESRLHHLPNQLSGGQQQRASIGRALISNPAIILADEPTGNLDNKNSNEIMELLKMFNKTFNQTLIVITHDEQIALQADRIIAIEDGRITKNEVIRP; encoded by the coding sequence ATGGAAATAGTAAAAGTAGAAAATCTGTCTAAACAATACAGTGGTGGAGATATAGCAGTAAAGGCACTTGATAATGTATCTTTTTCTGTCAATAAGGGAGAATTTGTAGCAATAATTGGTCCATCAGGATCAGGTAAGTCTACTTTATTGCATATGCTTGGAGGTGTAGATACACCTACAGGGGGTAGAGTTTTTATTGATAATACAGATATTTATAATCTTAATGAAACACAGCTTGCTATCTTTAGGCGTAGACAAATTGGGCTTATCTATCAATTCTATAATCTTATTCCCATACTTAATGTAGAAGAAAACATTACACTTCCTCTGTTGCTTGACGGACATAAGGTTGATAAAGACCAGTTCGATAAAATTATTAATATCCTGGGATTAGAAAGCAGACTCCATCATTTACCGAATCAACTTTCAGGTGGACAACAGCAAAGAGCTTCCATTGGAAGGGCTTTGATAAGCAACCCTGCTATTATTCTTGCAGACGAACCTACTGGAAATCTCGATAATAAAAACAGTAATGAAATTATGGAACTGCTAAAAATGTTTAATAAAACATTTAATCAAACACTCATTGTTATTACTCATGATGAGCAGATTGCATTACAAGCAGACAGAATCATTGCAATAGAAGATGGTCGCATTACTAAAAATGAGGTGATTCGCCCATGA
- a CDS encoding 50S ribosomal protein L25, producing MKINTVKINQRSRASSSANKRLRKSGYLPGAISGKEIQAVSVSIKKDDFRNMLTTSGRNGVFKLELPDQDPYTVVIKEIQNDIISREILHVDFHKISLTEEIQTDVAIRFTGMESLEKKKLLLATSLDAVTVKCLPQNTPETIDIDVSNLEKGDTVKVGDLTLADGIIAQNNADDVIVVVTEPKIQVVEEDVEEADTSL from the coding sequence ATGAAAATTAATACGGTAAAAATTAATCAACGTAGTAGGGCTAGTTCTAGTGCTAATAAAAGATTAAGAAAGTCTGGTTATTTACCTGGAGCTATATCCGGAAAAGAAATACAAGCTGTATCTGTATCCATTAAAAAGGATGATTTTAGGAATATGCTAACTACATCAGGTAGAAATGGGGTATTTAAATTAGAATTACCCGACCAAGATCCTTATACTGTCGTTATCAAAGAAATTCAAAACGATATTATAAGCAGAGAAATCTTACATGTAGATTTTCACAAAATATCCCTTACTGAAGAAATTCAGACGGATGTTGCTATTCGATTTACAGGTATGGAATCATTAGAGAAAAAGAAATTGTTATTGGCTACTAGTCTAGATGCAGTAACAGTAAAATGTTTACCACAAAATACTCCAGAGACTATTGATATTGATGTATCTAATTTAGAAAAAGGCGATACAGTTAAAGTAGGGGATCTTACACTAGCAGATGGTATCATTGCACAAAATAATGCTGATGATGTTATCGTTGTTGTAACAGAGCCAAAGATTCAAGTAGTAGAAGAAGATGTTGAAGAAGCAGATACTAGTTTATAA
- a CDS encoding iron-sulfur cluster repair di-iron protein, ric has translation MSNQLTFNQVKESHFKRLEQYVPVVDRVHGDNHPEFHDVKKLFDAINEKTKAAGSEKPELNEELSKLREITNHYTVPGDVCESFEAVYNMLADVDQAYQA, from the coding sequence ATGTCAAACCAATTAACATTTAATCAAGTGAAGGAAAGCCATTTTAAGAGATTAGAACAATATGTACCAGTTGTAGATCGAGTTCATGGAGATAATCATCCAGAGTTTCATGATGTGAAAAAATTATTTGATGCGATTAACGAGAAAACAAAAGCTGCAGGATCAGAAAAACCTGAATTAAACGAAGAATTATCTAAACTACGGGAAATCACAAACCACTACACTGTTCCAGGCGATGTTTGTGAAAGCTTTGAAGCTGTATACAATATGTTAGCTGATGTAGATCAAGCTTATCAAGCTTAA
- a CDS encoding TrpB-like pyridoxal phosphate-dependent enzyme: MTKIPYKTYLTEDEVPKQWYNMRADMKEQHDPFLNPETLEPLSTEDLYPIFCEELSKQEMDHTTRYVDIPEEVQEFYKMFRPSPLIRAYNLEKALGTPAKIYYKFEGNNTSGSHKLNSAAAMAYYAKNQGLTSVTTETGAGQWGTALSIACAHFGLDLTVFMVKTSYEQKPFRKSIIETYGAKIIPSPSITTEVGRAILEKNPKTGGSLGCAISEAVEQAIKQEQSRYVLGSVLNQVLLHQSVIGLECKTALEKLGEYPDIIVGCAGGGSNLGGLIAPFMQDKITGKKNPRVIAVEPASCPSLTRGKYAYDFCDTGRITPLAKMYTLGSDFMPSPNHAGGLRYHGMSPILSKLYNDGYIEAISAEQTTVFDAAVKFAKLEQILPAPESSHAIYGAVKEALRCKETGEQKTILFGLTGTGYFDMAAYNQYNNKTMNDYIPTDEDLQRGFDSLPKVD; the protein is encoded by the coding sequence ATGACAAAAATACCTTACAAAACATATCTAACAGAAGACGAGGTGCCAAAGCAATGGTACAATATGCGAGCCGACATGAAAGAACAACATGACCCTTTTCTTAATCCAGAAACATTAGAGCCTCTGTCAACAGAAGATCTATATCCTATATTCTGTGAAGAATTGAGCAAACAAGAAATGGATCATACCACAAGGTATGTGGATATTCCTGAAGAGGTACAAGAATTTTATAAGATGTTTCGTCCCTCTCCACTTATAAGAGCCTATAATTTAGAAAAGGCATTGGGCACACCTGCAAAAATTTATTACAAATTTGAGGGAAATAACACCTCTGGCAGCCATAAACTTAATTCAGCGGCTGCAATGGCTTATTATGCGAAAAATCAAGGGCTTACCTCTGTGACTACAGAAACTGGTGCTGGACAATGGGGTACTGCTTTATCTATTGCATGTGCTCATTTCGGTCTTGATCTTACTGTTTTTATGGTAAAGACCTCCTATGAACAAAAGCCTTTTCGAAAATCGATCATAGAAACCTATGGAGCAAAGATTATTCCAAGCCCATCTATAACTACAGAAGTAGGTCGTGCTATACTAGAAAAAAATCCTAAAACCGGAGGCAGCCTAGGATGCGCTATTTCAGAGGCGGTAGAGCAAGCAATAAAACAAGAGCAATCAAGATATGTGCTCGGTTCTGTGCTAAATCAAGTGCTATTGCATCAGTCCGTCATTGGTTTAGAATGTAAGACTGCCCTAGAAAAATTAGGCGAATATCCAGACATTATCGTTGGTTGTGCAGGTGGTGGATCTAATTTAGGTGGATTGATTGCGCCATTTATGCAAGATAAAATTACAGGTAAGAAAAACCCACGGGTTATTGCTGTCGAACCAGCTTCATGCCCTTCCCTTACTAGAGGTAAATATGCTTATGATTTTTGCGATACTGGTCGTATAACGCCACTAGCCAAAATGTATACTTTAGGAAGTGATTTTATGCCATCTCCTAATCACGCTGGAGGACTTAGATATCACGGAATGTCACCTATCCTTTCTAAATTGTATAATGATGGCTATATAGAAGCCATATCTGCAGAGCAAACTACAGTATTTGATGCAGCAGTAAAATTTGCCAAACTAGAGCAGATCCTTCCTGCACCAGAGTCATCTCATGCAATTTACGGTGCTGTAAAAGAAGCTTTAAGGTGTAAAGAAACAGGTGAGCAAAAGACCATACTTTTTGGTCTTACAGGCACAGGTTATTTTGATATGGCAGCTTATAATCAATATAATAACAAGACCATGAATGATTACATTCCTACAGATGAAGATTTGCAACGAGGTTTTGATAGCTTGCCTAAGGTAGATTAA
- a CDS encoding ABC transporter permease produces the protein MNIVNKLTLRQLLLNKRRTLVTIIGTIISVAMITAVASLGVSFMDMMQRQVISDEGEWHVLYENVNRTQLEAIKNDEETKDVILSRDVGYALLGASQNNNKPYIYIEEYNSEGFSNFPVKLKEGRYPDKNNEIIISEAIITNGQVDYKIGDILSLDIGQRVSKDEQEADVVLSQKTQLQKYQGKVQEVLTKENTKIYTVVGIMERPTWEYTWSPGYTAISYIDESMMNSKKEVNVSVLLDDVDFTLFENAKDIASQNDIKKVSFHENLLRYYGVVESDRIRGMIFNLSAIITVIIMVGSISLIYNAFAISVSERSRHLGMLSSVGATKRQKKNSVFFEGTLIGLISIPIGIIAGLVGIDTTFMFINSIIKEALSLSESLRLIVLPETILIATSVSIITIFTSTYIPAKRASNISAIDAIRQTADVKITQKDVKTSILTRNIFGIEGELGLKNLKRNKSRYRATVLSLIISMILFLSVSYFTSSLEKSILLSQDGVNYDIEVFFNDRDKTKQEDLIRKITSLDNIVDANSIASLDVRSWIQEDFIADYLKGDHEEILKNGKYPYNIKLIALDDQALMAYAKEVGVDFKKLMGAEEPFAIIIDTVRFEEAKTGRIVESKVINTEIGQKLDLEFYDSEFEKYIPIDSVEIAALVDKVPMGISSINYKDSFNVIVSEDAFYKIIQDNMNMSESVNRALYLKSDNPLKLQEDSEEIQGLYGEDEMAIYNIYMNRKREEQMIVLMSVFTYAFVLLIASICVANIFNTISTSIALRKREFAMLKSVGMTPKEFNKMINYESLFYGIKALLYGLPISFVVMYLIHKTLMVKFGFVFEIPWVSVSIAIIAVFVIVGVSMLYSSKKIKRENIIDVLKQEII, from the coding sequence ATGAATATCGTAAATAAGCTAACTTTGAGACAATTGCTATTAAATAAGAGACGAACTCTTGTTACTATAATAGGTACAATAATTTCTGTTGCAATGATTACAGCAGTAGCATCACTAGGTGTTTCTTTTATGGATATGATGCAAAGACAAGTTATATCAGATGAAGGGGAGTGGCACGTTCTTTATGAGAATGTGAATAGGACTCAATTAGAAGCTATAAAAAATGACGAAGAAACGAAAGATGTAATTTTAAGTAGAGATGTAGGTTATGCTTTATTAGGGGCAAGCCAAAACAATAATAAACCATATATCTATATTGAAGAGTATAATAGTGAAGGATTCAGTAATTTTCCTGTTAAGTTAAAAGAAGGAAGATATCCTGACAAGAATAATGAAATTATTATCTCAGAAGCGATAATAACGAATGGACAAGTAGATTATAAAATAGGAGATATTCTATCCCTTGATATTGGGCAACGAGTTTCTAAGGATGAGCAAGAAGCTGATGTAGTGCTATCACAAAAGACTCAATTACAAAAATACCAAGGTAAAGTTCAAGAAGTTCTAACAAAGGAAAATACAAAGATATATACAGTTGTAGGTATTATGGAACGTCCTACATGGGAGTATACATGGTCCCCAGGATATACAGCAATATCATATATTGATGAAAGCATGATGAATTCAAAGAAAGAAGTAAATGTATCTGTTCTTTTAGACGATGTTGACTTTACATTATTTGAGAATGCAAAAGATATAGCATCTCAGAATGATATCAAAAAAGTAAGTTTTCATGAAAATTTACTTAGATACTATGGAGTTGTTGAAAGCGATAGGATTAGAGGCATGATCTTTAATTTGTCTGCTATAATTACGGTTATTATAATGGTTGGGTCTATATCGCTGATATACAATGCCTTCGCTATTTCTGTATCAGAACGTTCTAGGCATCTAGGAATGTTGTCAAGTGTTGGTGCTACAAAAAGGCAAAAGAAAAACTCTGTGTTTTTTGAAGGTACTCTTATAGGTCTAATTAGTATCCCTATTGGTATCATAGCGGGGCTTGTAGGAATAGACACTACATTTATGTTTATAAATTCTATTATAAAAGAAGCCTTAAGTCTAAGTGAAAGTTTAAGACTAATAGTATTACCAGAGACAATTTTAATTGCTACCTCTGTTTCAATCATCACTATTTTTACTTCAACCTATATACCTGCAAAAAGAGCATCCAATATTTCAGCTATAGATGCAATTCGCCAAACAGCAGATGTAAAGATTACGCAAAAAGATGTTAAGACATCAATACTAACAAGAAACATATTTGGCATAGAAGGAGAGTTAGGACTTAAGAATCTAAAAAGAAATAAATCGAGATACAGGGCAACGGTACTTTCATTGATCATAAGTATGATTTTATTTTTATCGGTGTCTTACTTTACATCAAGTCTTGAAAAATCTATTTTATTGAGTCAAGATGGGGTTAATTACGATATAGAAGTGTTTTTTAATGATAGAGATAAAACAAAGCAAGAAGACCTAATCAGAAAAATAACCTCATTAGATAATATAGTAGACGCGAACTCCATTGCTTCACTTGATGTTCGTTCTTGGATTCAAGAAGATTTCATAGCTGATTACTTAAAGGGAGATCATGAGGAAATTTTAAAGAATGGTAAATATCCCTACAATATAAAACTTATAGCATTGGATGATCAGGCCTTAATGGCTTATGCAAAAGAAGTTGGAGTTGATTTTAAAAAGTTAATGGGTGCAGAAGAACCTTTTGCGATAATCATTGATACAGTAAGGTTCGAAGAAGCAAAAACAGGTAGAATTGTGGAGTCAAAGGTTATCAATACAGAGATAGGACAGAAGCTAGACTTAGAATTTTATGATAGTGAATTTGAAAAATATATCCCTATTGATTCGGTAGAGATAGCTGCTCTTGTAGATAAGGTTCCTATGGGGATTTCTTCTATTAATTACAAGGATAGTTTTAATGTAATTGTATCTGAGGATGCTTTTTATAAAATCATACAAGATAATATGAATATGAGCGAGAGCGTAAATAGGGCACTATATCTAAAAAGTGATAATCCTTTAAAACTTCAAGAAGACAGTGAAGAAATTCAAGGATTATATGGTGAAGATGAAATGGCTATTTATAATATATATATGAATAGGAAAAGAGAAGAACAGATGATCGTATTAATGTCTGTATTCACATATGCCTTTGTTTTACTCATTGCCTCAATATGTGTAGCCAATATTTTTAATACGATATCAACTAGCATAGCACTTAGGAAAAGAGAGTTTGCAATGCTGAAATCTGTTGGAATGACACCTAAAGAATTTAATAAAATGATAAATTATGAAAGCTTATTCTATGGTATAAAAGCTCTATTATACGGGCTTCCAATAAGTTTTGTTGTGATGTATTTAATACACAAAACACTTATGGTTAAGTTTGGCTTTGTATTTGAGATTCCATGGGTGAGTGTTTCTATAGCAATAATTGCAGTATTTGTGATAGTTGGAGTATCAATGCTTTACTCTAGTAAAAAGATTAAAAGAGAAAATATTATAGATGTACTTAAGCAAGAGATTATATAG
- a CDS encoding heavy-metal-associated domain-containing protein, which translates to MKKATIQLETLTCPSCMQKIENGVKSLGGIDKDSLNVSFNSSKVKVNFDDEKVSINDIESAITKLGYEVKKSQVKDL; encoded by the coding sequence ATGAAGAAAGCAACGATTCAATTAGAAACATTAACTTGTCCATCATGTATGCAAAAAATAGAAAATGGTGTAAAATCTTTAGGCGGTATTGATAAAGATAGTTTAAATGTATCCTTTAACTCTAGTAAAGTAAAAGTAAATTTTGACGATGAAAAAGTATCAATAAACGATATTGAAAGCGCAATCACGAAATTAGGATATGAAGTTAAAAAATCTCAAGTCAAAGATCTATAA
- a CDS encoding response regulator transcription factor, which yields MKILLVEDDKTIASALEYSLEKEGFTIVLCHDVASGKKALIENEFGLCLLDISLPDGTGYELCKIIKDKRDIPIIFLTACDDEVNVVMGLDMGADDYITKPFRLRELVSRIKSVLRRYHKEDGSTIILGNNSLRINTLEAKVYKDGEEVNLTALEYRLLLTFVKNKGQVLSRSQLLEGIWDVAGDFVNDNTLTVYIKRIREKLEDDPQKPTIIKTVRGLGYKVGD from the coding sequence TTGAAGATTTTGTTGGTCGAAGATGATAAAACGATAGCCTCTGCTTTAGAGTATTCTTTAGAAAAAGAAGGGTTTACTATAGTTTTATGCCATGATGTTGCCTCAGGGAAAAAGGCCCTAATTGAAAATGAATTTGGTCTATGTTTACTTGACATATCTTTGCCAGATGGAACAGGTTATGAGCTATGCAAAATAATAAAAGATAAAAGAGATATACCCATTATATTTTTAACTGCTTGTGATGACGAAGTCAATGTGGTTATGGGGCTTGATATGGGAGCAGATGATTATATAACAAAACCATTTCGCCTTAGAGAGCTTGTTTCTAGAATAAAATCAGTACTACGAAGATATCATAAGGAAGATGGTTCAACTATTATTCTTGGAAATAATAGTTTACGAATAAATACACTCGAAGCAAAGGTTTATAAAGATGGTGAAGAAGTCAATCTAACCGCATTAGAATATCGTCTATTATTAACTTTTGTTAAAAATAAAGGTCAGGTGTTATCTCGAAGTCAGCTGCTAGAAGGAATCTGGGATGTGGCAGGAGATTTTGTAAATGATAACACGTTGACAGTGTACATTAAAAGAATACGTGAAAAATTAGAAGATGACCCTCAGAAACCTACAATTATTAAGACGGTACGTGGTCTTGGATACAAGGTGGGTGATTAG